One genomic window of Microtus ochrogaster isolate Prairie Vole_2 chromosome 21, MicOch1.0, whole genome shotgun sequence includes the following:
- the Csde1 gene encoding cold shock domain-containing protein E1 isoform X3, translated as MSFDPNLLHNNGHNGYPNGTSAALRETGVIEKLLTSYGFIQCSERQARLFFHCSQYNGNLQDLKVGDDVEFEVSSDRRTGKPIAIKLVKIKPEIHPEERMNGQVVCAVPHNLESKSPAAPGQSPTGSVCYERNGEVFYLTYTSEDVEGNVQLETGDKINFVIDNNKHTGAVSARNIMLLKKKQARCQGVVCAMKEAFGFIERGDVVKEIFFHYSEFKGDLETLQPGDDVEFTIKDRNGKEVATDVRLLPQGTVIFEDISIEHFEGTVTKVIPKVPSKNQNDPLPGRIKVDFVIPKELPFGDKDTKSKVTLLEGDHVRFNISTDRRDKLERATNIEVLSNTFQFTNEAREMGVIAAMRDGFGFIKCVDRDARMFFHFSEILDGNQLHIADEVEFTVVPDMLSAQRNHAIRIKKLPKGTVSFHSHSDHRFLGTVEKEATFSNPKTTSPNKGKDKEAEDGIIAYDDCGVKLTIAFQAKDVEGSTSPQIGDKVEFSISDKQRPGQQIATCVRLLGRNSNSKRLLGYVATLKDNFGFIETANHDKEIFFHYSEFSGDVDSLELGDMVEYSLSKGKGNKVSAEKVNKTHSVNGITEEANPTIYSGKVIRPLRGVDPTQIEYQGMIEIVEEGDMKGEVYPFGIVGMANKGDCLQKGESVKFQLCVLGQNAQTMAYNITPLRRATVECVKDQFGFINYEVGDSKKLFFHVKEVQDGIELQAGDEVEFSVILNQRTGKCSACNVWRVCEGPKAVAAPRPDRLVNRLKNITLDDASAPRLMVLRQPRGPDNSMGFGAERKILQAGVID; from the exons atgaGCTTTGATCCAAACCTTCTCCACAACAATGGACACAATGGGTACCCCAATGGTACTTCTGCAGCACTGCGCGAAACTGGGGTCATTGAGAAACTGTTGACCTCTTACGGATTTATTCAGTGTTCAGAACGGCAAGCCAGACTTTTCTTCCACTGCTCACAATATAATGGCAACCTCCAGGATTTAAAAGTAGGAG ATGATGTTGAATTTGAAGTATCATCTGACCGGCGGACTGGGAAACCTATTGCTATTAAATTGGTGAAGATAAAACCAGAAATACATCCTGAAGAACGAATGAATGGACAA GTTGTGTGCGCTGTTCCTCACAACTTAGAGAGTAAATCTCCAGCTGCCCCGGGTCAGAGTCCAACAGGGAGTGTATGCTACGAACGTAATGGG GAAGTGTTTTATCTGACTTACACCTCTGAAGACGTGGAAGGGAATGTTCAGCTGGAAACTGGAGATAAAATTAACTTTGTAATTGATAACAATaaaca CACTGGTGCTGTAAGTGCTCGTAATATTatgcttttgaaaaagaaacaagctcGCTGTCAAGGAGTAGTTTGTGCCATGAAG GAGGCGTTTGGCTTTATTGAAAGAGGTGATGTGGTAAAAGAGATATTCTTTCACTATAGTGAATTTAAAGGTGACCTAGAAACCTTACAGcctggagatgatgtggaattcaCAATCAAGGACAGAAAT GGTAAAGAAGTTGCAACAGATGTCAGACTATTGCCTCAAGGAACAGTCATTTTCGAAGATATTAGTATTGAACATTTTGAAGGAACTGTAACCAAAGTTATCCCAAAAGTACCCAGTAAAAACCAG AATGACCCATTGCCAGGACGAATCAAAGTTGACTTTGTGATTCCTAAAGAACTTCCCTTTGGAGACAAAGACACAAAATCCAAAGTGACCCTGCTGGAAGGTGACCATGTTAGGTTTAATATTTCAACAGACCGACGTGACAAATTAGAACGAGCAACCAACATAGAGGTTCTATCAAATACATTTCAGTTCACTAATGAAGCCAGAGAAATG GGTGTGATTGCTGCCATGAGAGATGGTTTTGGTTTCATCAAGTGTGTGGATCGTGATGCTCGTATGTTCTTCCACTTCAGTGAGATTCTAGACGGGAATCAGCTCCACATTGCAGATGAAGTAGAATTTACTGTGGTTCCT gATATGCTCTCTGCCCAAAGAAATCATGCTATTAGGATCAAAAAACTTCCCAAGGGCACGGTTTCGTTCCATTCCCATTCAGATCATCGTTTTCTGGGCACTGTAGAAAAAGAAGCCACTTTCTCCAATCCTAAAACCACAAGCCCAAATAAAGGCAAAGATAAG gaGGCGGAAGATGGCATTATTGCTTATGATGACTGTGGGGTGAAACTGACTATTGCTTTCCAAGCCAAGGATGTGGAAGGATCTACTTCTCCTCAGATAGGAGATAAG GTTGAATTTAGTATTAGTGACAAACAGAGACCTGGACAGCAAATTGCAACTTGTGTGAGACTTTTAGGTCGTAATTCTAACTCCAAAAGGCTCTTAGGTTATGTGGCAACTCTGAAAGATAATTTTGGATTTATTGAAACAGCTAATCATgataaggaaatatttttccattatag TGAATTCTCTGGTGATGTTGATAGCCTGGAACTGGGAGATATGGTTGAATACAGCTTGTCCAAAGGCAAAGGCAATAAAGTCAGTGCTGAGAAAGTAAACAAAACTCACTCAG TGAATGGCATTACTGAGGAAGCTAATCCCACCATCTACTCTGGTAAAGTCATTCGTCCTCTGAGAGGTGTTGATCCAACACAGATTGAGTACCAAGGAATGATTGAGATTGTGGAGGAAG GGGATATGAAAGGTGAAGTGTATCCATTTGGCATAGTTGGGATGGCCAACAAAGGAGATTGCCTACAGAAAGGGGAGAGTGTCAAGTTCCAGTTGTGTGTCCTTGGCCAAAATGCACAAACTATGGCCTACAACATCACACCCCTTCGTAGGGCCACTGTGGAGTGTGTGAAAGATCAG tttGGCTTTATTAACTATGAAGTAGGAGATAGCAAGAAGCTCTTTTTTCACGTGAAAGAAGTTCAGGATGGCATTGAGCTACAGGCAGGAGATGAGGTGGAATTCTCAGTGATTCTAAATCAGCGTACTGGGAAATGCAGTGCCTGTAATGTTTGGCGAGTCTG TGAAGGCCCCAAAGCTGTTGCAGCTCCTCGACCTGATCGATTGGTCAATCGCTTGAAGAATATCACCCTGGATGATGCTAGTGCTCCTCGTCTAATGGTTCTTCGTCAGCCAAGGGGACCAGATAACTCAATG GGATTTGGTGCAGAAAGAAAGATCCTCCAAGCTGGTGTCATTGACTAA
- the Csde1 gene encoding cold shock domain-containing protein E1 isoform X1, with amino-acid sequence MENVFTLSSDPQPTPATPPSLSLPLSSTSSGTKKQKRNPTYQRSMSFDPNLLHNNGHNGYPNGTSAALRETGVIEKLLTSYGFIQCSERQARLFFHCSQYNGNLQDLKVGDDVEFEVSSDRRTGKPIAIKLVKIKPEIHPEERMNGQVVCAVPHNLESKSPAAPGQSPTGSVCYERNGEVFYLTYTSEDVEGNVQLETGDKINFVIDNNKHTGAVSARNIMLLKKKQARCQGVVCAMKEAFGFIERGDVVKEIFFHYSEFKGDLETLQPGDDVEFTIKDRNGKEVATDVRLLPQGTVIFEDISIEHFEGTVTKVIPKVPSKNQNDPLPGRIKVDFVIPKELPFGDKDTKSKVTLLEGDHVRFNISTDRRDKLERATNIEVLSNTFQFTNEAREMGVIAAMRDGFGFIKCVDRDARMFFHFSEILDGNQLHIADEVEFTVVPDMLSAQRNHAIRIKKLPKGTVSFHSHSDHRFLGTVEKEATFSNPKTTSPNKGKDKEAEDGIIAYDDCGVKLTIAFQAKDVEGSTSPQIGDKVEFSISDKQRPGQQIATCVRLLGRNSNSKRLLGYVATLKDNFGFIETANHDKEIFFHYSEFSGDVDSLELGDMVEYSLSKGKGNKVSAEKVNKTHSVNGITEEANPTIYSGKVIRPLRGVDPTQIEYQGMIEIVEEGDMKGEVYPFGIVGMANKGDCLQKGESVKFQLCVLGQNAQTMAYNITPLRRATVECVKDQFGFINYEVGDSKKLFFHVKEVQDGIELQAGDEVEFSVILNQRTGKCSACNVWRVCEGPKAVAAPRPDRLVNRLKNITLDDASAPRLMVLRQPRGPDNSMGFGAERKILQAGVID; translated from the exons ATGGAGAACGTATTTACCTTGTCATCAGATCCTCAACCTACTCCTGCAACCCCTCCTTCACTTTCTTTACCCTTGTCTTCTACCTCATCtgggacaaaaaaacaaaagcggAACCCCACTTACCAGAGATCT atgaGCTTTGATCCAAACCTTCTCCACAACAATGGACACAATGGGTACCCCAATGGTACTTCTGCAGCACTGCGCGAAACTGGGGTCATTGAGAAACTGTTGACCTCTTACGGATTTATTCAGTGTTCAGAACGGCAAGCCAGACTTTTCTTCCACTGCTCACAATATAATGGCAACCTCCAGGATTTAAAAGTAGGAG ATGATGTTGAATTTGAAGTATCATCTGACCGGCGGACTGGGAAACCTATTGCTATTAAATTGGTGAAGATAAAACCAGAAATACATCCTGAAGAACGAATGAATGGACAA GTTGTGTGCGCTGTTCCTCACAACTTAGAGAGTAAATCTCCAGCTGCCCCGGGTCAGAGTCCAACAGGGAGTGTATGCTACGAACGTAATGGG GAAGTGTTTTATCTGACTTACACCTCTGAAGACGTGGAAGGGAATGTTCAGCTGGAAACTGGAGATAAAATTAACTTTGTAATTGATAACAATaaaca CACTGGTGCTGTAAGTGCTCGTAATATTatgcttttgaaaaagaaacaagctcGCTGTCAAGGAGTAGTTTGTGCCATGAAG GAGGCGTTTGGCTTTATTGAAAGAGGTGATGTGGTAAAAGAGATATTCTTTCACTATAGTGAATTTAAAGGTGACCTAGAAACCTTACAGcctggagatgatgtggaattcaCAATCAAGGACAGAAAT GGTAAAGAAGTTGCAACAGATGTCAGACTATTGCCTCAAGGAACAGTCATTTTCGAAGATATTAGTATTGAACATTTTGAAGGAACTGTAACCAAAGTTATCCCAAAAGTACCCAGTAAAAACCAG AATGACCCATTGCCAGGACGAATCAAAGTTGACTTTGTGATTCCTAAAGAACTTCCCTTTGGAGACAAAGACACAAAATCCAAAGTGACCCTGCTGGAAGGTGACCATGTTAGGTTTAATATTTCAACAGACCGACGTGACAAATTAGAACGAGCAACCAACATAGAGGTTCTATCAAATACATTTCAGTTCACTAATGAAGCCAGAGAAATG GGTGTGATTGCTGCCATGAGAGATGGTTTTGGTTTCATCAAGTGTGTGGATCGTGATGCTCGTATGTTCTTCCACTTCAGTGAGATTCTAGACGGGAATCAGCTCCACATTGCAGATGAAGTAGAATTTACTGTGGTTCCT gATATGCTCTCTGCCCAAAGAAATCATGCTATTAGGATCAAAAAACTTCCCAAGGGCACGGTTTCGTTCCATTCCCATTCAGATCATCGTTTTCTGGGCACTGTAGAAAAAGAAGCCACTTTCTCCAATCCTAAAACCACAAGCCCAAATAAAGGCAAAGATAAG gaGGCGGAAGATGGCATTATTGCTTATGATGACTGTGGGGTGAAACTGACTATTGCTTTCCAAGCCAAGGATGTGGAAGGATCTACTTCTCCTCAGATAGGAGATAAG GTTGAATTTAGTATTAGTGACAAACAGAGACCTGGACAGCAAATTGCAACTTGTGTGAGACTTTTAGGTCGTAATTCTAACTCCAAAAGGCTCTTAGGTTATGTGGCAACTCTGAAAGATAATTTTGGATTTATTGAAACAGCTAATCATgataaggaaatatttttccattatag TGAATTCTCTGGTGATGTTGATAGCCTGGAACTGGGAGATATGGTTGAATACAGCTTGTCCAAAGGCAAAGGCAATAAAGTCAGTGCTGAGAAAGTAAACAAAACTCACTCAG TGAATGGCATTACTGAGGAAGCTAATCCCACCATCTACTCTGGTAAAGTCATTCGTCCTCTGAGAGGTGTTGATCCAACACAGATTGAGTACCAAGGAATGATTGAGATTGTGGAGGAAG GGGATATGAAAGGTGAAGTGTATCCATTTGGCATAGTTGGGATGGCCAACAAAGGAGATTGCCTACAGAAAGGGGAGAGTGTCAAGTTCCAGTTGTGTGTCCTTGGCCAAAATGCACAAACTATGGCCTACAACATCACACCCCTTCGTAGGGCCACTGTGGAGTGTGTGAAAGATCAG tttGGCTTTATTAACTATGAAGTAGGAGATAGCAAGAAGCTCTTTTTTCACGTGAAAGAAGTTCAGGATGGCATTGAGCTACAGGCAGGAGATGAGGTGGAATTCTCAGTGATTCTAAATCAGCGTACTGGGAAATGCAGTGCCTGTAATGTTTGGCGAGTCTG TGAAGGCCCCAAAGCTGTTGCAGCTCCTCGACCTGATCGATTGGTCAATCGCTTGAAGAATATCACCCTGGATGATGCTAGTGCTCCTCGTCTAATGGTTCTTCGTCAGCCAAGGGGACCAGATAACTCAATG GGATTTGGTGCAGAAAGAAAGATCCTCCAAGCTGGTGTCATTGACTAA
- the Csde1 gene encoding cold shock domain-containing protein E1 isoform X4 — MSFDPNLLHNNGHNGYPNGTSAALRETGVIEKLLTSYGFIQCSERQARLFFHCSQYNGNLQDLKVGDDVEFEVSSDRRTGKPIAIKLVKIKPEIHPEERMNGQEVFYLTYTSEDVEGNVQLETGDKINFVIDNNKHTGAVSARNIMLLKKKQARCQGVVCAMKEAFGFIERGDVVKEIFFHYSEFKGDLETLQPGDDVEFTIKDRNGKEVATDVRLLPQGTVIFEDISIEHFEGTVTKVIPKVPSKNQNDPLPGRIKVDFVIPKELPFGDKDTKSKVTLLEGDHVRFNISTDRRDKLERATNIEVLSNTFQFTNEAREMGVIAAMRDGFGFIKCVDRDARMFFHFSEILDGNQLHIADEVEFTVVPDMLSAQRNHAIRIKKLPKGTVSFHSHSDHRFLGTVEKEATFSNPKTTSPNKGKDKEAEDGIIAYDDCGVKLTIAFQAKDVEGSTSPQIGDKVEFSISDKQRPGQQIATCVRLLGRNSNSKRLLGYVATLKDNFGFIETANHDKEIFFHYSEFSGDVDSLELGDMVEYSLSKGKGNKVSAEKVNKTHSVNGITEEANPTIYSGKVIRPLRGVDPTQIEYQGMIEIVEEGDMKGEVYPFGIVGMANKGDCLQKGESVKFQLCVLGQNAQTMAYNITPLRRATVECVKDQFGFINYEVGDSKKLFFHVKEVQDGIELQAGDEVEFSVILNQRTGKCSACNVWRVCEGPKAVAAPRPDRLVNRLKNITLDDASAPRLMVLRQPRGPDNSMGFGAERKILQAGVID, encoded by the exons atgaGCTTTGATCCAAACCTTCTCCACAACAATGGACACAATGGGTACCCCAATGGTACTTCTGCAGCACTGCGCGAAACTGGGGTCATTGAGAAACTGTTGACCTCTTACGGATTTATTCAGTGTTCAGAACGGCAAGCCAGACTTTTCTTCCACTGCTCACAATATAATGGCAACCTCCAGGATTTAAAAGTAGGAG ATGATGTTGAATTTGAAGTATCATCTGACCGGCGGACTGGGAAACCTATTGCTATTAAATTGGTGAAGATAAAACCAGAAATACATCCTGAAGAACGAATGAATGGACAA GAAGTGTTTTATCTGACTTACACCTCTGAAGACGTGGAAGGGAATGTTCAGCTGGAAACTGGAGATAAAATTAACTTTGTAATTGATAACAATaaaca CACTGGTGCTGTAAGTGCTCGTAATATTatgcttttgaaaaagaaacaagctcGCTGTCAAGGAGTAGTTTGTGCCATGAAG GAGGCGTTTGGCTTTATTGAAAGAGGTGATGTGGTAAAAGAGATATTCTTTCACTATAGTGAATTTAAAGGTGACCTAGAAACCTTACAGcctggagatgatgtggaattcaCAATCAAGGACAGAAAT GGTAAAGAAGTTGCAACAGATGTCAGACTATTGCCTCAAGGAACAGTCATTTTCGAAGATATTAGTATTGAACATTTTGAAGGAACTGTAACCAAAGTTATCCCAAAAGTACCCAGTAAAAACCAG AATGACCCATTGCCAGGACGAATCAAAGTTGACTTTGTGATTCCTAAAGAACTTCCCTTTGGAGACAAAGACACAAAATCCAAAGTGACCCTGCTGGAAGGTGACCATGTTAGGTTTAATATTTCAACAGACCGACGTGACAAATTAGAACGAGCAACCAACATAGAGGTTCTATCAAATACATTTCAGTTCACTAATGAAGCCAGAGAAATG GGTGTGATTGCTGCCATGAGAGATGGTTTTGGTTTCATCAAGTGTGTGGATCGTGATGCTCGTATGTTCTTCCACTTCAGTGAGATTCTAGACGGGAATCAGCTCCACATTGCAGATGAAGTAGAATTTACTGTGGTTCCT gATATGCTCTCTGCCCAAAGAAATCATGCTATTAGGATCAAAAAACTTCCCAAGGGCACGGTTTCGTTCCATTCCCATTCAGATCATCGTTTTCTGGGCACTGTAGAAAAAGAAGCCACTTTCTCCAATCCTAAAACCACAAGCCCAAATAAAGGCAAAGATAAG gaGGCGGAAGATGGCATTATTGCTTATGATGACTGTGGGGTGAAACTGACTATTGCTTTCCAAGCCAAGGATGTGGAAGGATCTACTTCTCCTCAGATAGGAGATAAG GTTGAATTTAGTATTAGTGACAAACAGAGACCTGGACAGCAAATTGCAACTTGTGTGAGACTTTTAGGTCGTAATTCTAACTCCAAAAGGCTCTTAGGTTATGTGGCAACTCTGAAAGATAATTTTGGATTTATTGAAACAGCTAATCATgataaggaaatatttttccattatag TGAATTCTCTGGTGATGTTGATAGCCTGGAACTGGGAGATATGGTTGAATACAGCTTGTCCAAAGGCAAAGGCAATAAAGTCAGTGCTGAGAAAGTAAACAAAACTCACTCAG TGAATGGCATTACTGAGGAAGCTAATCCCACCATCTACTCTGGTAAAGTCATTCGTCCTCTGAGAGGTGTTGATCCAACACAGATTGAGTACCAAGGAATGATTGAGATTGTGGAGGAAG GGGATATGAAAGGTGAAGTGTATCCATTTGGCATAGTTGGGATGGCCAACAAAGGAGATTGCCTACAGAAAGGGGAGAGTGTCAAGTTCCAGTTGTGTGTCCTTGGCCAAAATGCACAAACTATGGCCTACAACATCACACCCCTTCGTAGGGCCACTGTGGAGTGTGTGAAAGATCAG tttGGCTTTATTAACTATGAAGTAGGAGATAGCAAGAAGCTCTTTTTTCACGTGAAAGAAGTTCAGGATGGCATTGAGCTACAGGCAGGAGATGAGGTGGAATTCTCAGTGATTCTAAATCAGCGTACTGGGAAATGCAGTGCCTGTAATGTTTGGCGAGTCTG TGAAGGCCCCAAAGCTGTTGCAGCTCCTCGACCTGATCGATTGGTCAATCGCTTGAAGAATATCACCCTGGATGATGCTAGTGCTCCTCGTCTAATGGTTCTTCGTCAGCCAAGGGGACCAGATAACTCAATG GGATTTGGTGCAGAAAGAAAGATCCTCCAAGCTGGTGTCATTGACTAA
- the Csde1 gene encoding cold shock domain-containing protein E1 isoform X2 — protein MENVFTLSSDPQPTPATPPSLSLPLSSTSSGTKKQKRNPTYQRSMSFDPNLLHNNGHNGYPNGTSAALRETGVIEKLLTSYGFIQCSERQARLFFHCSQYNGNLQDLKVGDDVEFEVSSDRRTGKPIAIKLVKIKPEIHPEERMNGQEVFYLTYTSEDVEGNVQLETGDKINFVIDNNKHTGAVSARNIMLLKKKQARCQGVVCAMKEAFGFIERGDVVKEIFFHYSEFKGDLETLQPGDDVEFTIKDRNGKEVATDVRLLPQGTVIFEDISIEHFEGTVTKVIPKVPSKNQNDPLPGRIKVDFVIPKELPFGDKDTKSKVTLLEGDHVRFNISTDRRDKLERATNIEVLSNTFQFTNEAREMGVIAAMRDGFGFIKCVDRDARMFFHFSEILDGNQLHIADEVEFTVVPDMLSAQRNHAIRIKKLPKGTVSFHSHSDHRFLGTVEKEATFSNPKTTSPNKGKDKEAEDGIIAYDDCGVKLTIAFQAKDVEGSTSPQIGDKVEFSISDKQRPGQQIATCVRLLGRNSNSKRLLGYVATLKDNFGFIETANHDKEIFFHYSEFSGDVDSLELGDMVEYSLSKGKGNKVSAEKVNKTHSVNGITEEANPTIYSGKVIRPLRGVDPTQIEYQGMIEIVEEGDMKGEVYPFGIVGMANKGDCLQKGESVKFQLCVLGQNAQTMAYNITPLRRATVECVKDQFGFINYEVGDSKKLFFHVKEVQDGIELQAGDEVEFSVILNQRTGKCSACNVWRVCEGPKAVAAPRPDRLVNRLKNITLDDASAPRLMVLRQPRGPDNSMGFGAERKILQAGVID, from the exons ATGGAGAACGTATTTACCTTGTCATCAGATCCTCAACCTACTCCTGCAACCCCTCCTTCACTTTCTTTACCCTTGTCTTCTACCTCATCtgggacaaaaaaacaaaagcggAACCCCACTTACCAGAGATCT atgaGCTTTGATCCAAACCTTCTCCACAACAATGGACACAATGGGTACCCCAATGGTACTTCTGCAGCACTGCGCGAAACTGGGGTCATTGAGAAACTGTTGACCTCTTACGGATTTATTCAGTGTTCAGAACGGCAAGCCAGACTTTTCTTCCACTGCTCACAATATAATGGCAACCTCCAGGATTTAAAAGTAGGAG ATGATGTTGAATTTGAAGTATCATCTGACCGGCGGACTGGGAAACCTATTGCTATTAAATTGGTGAAGATAAAACCAGAAATACATCCTGAAGAACGAATGAATGGACAA GAAGTGTTTTATCTGACTTACACCTCTGAAGACGTGGAAGGGAATGTTCAGCTGGAAACTGGAGATAAAATTAACTTTGTAATTGATAACAATaaaca CACTGGTGCTGTAAGTGCTCGTAATATTatgcttttgaaaaagaaacaagctcGCTGTCAAGGAGTAGTTTGTGCCATGAAG GAGGCGTTTGGCTTTATTGAAAGAGGTGATGTGGTAAAAGAGATATTCTTTCACTATAGTGAATTTAAAGGTGACCTAGAAACCTTACAGcctggagatgatgtggaattcaCAATCAAGGACAGAAAT GGTAAAGAAGTTGCAACAGATGTCAGACTATTGCCTCAAGGAACAGTCATTTTCGAAGATATTAGTATTGAACATTTTGAAGGAACTGTAACCAAAGTTATCCCAAAAGTACCCAGTAAAAACCAG AATGACCCATTGCCAGGACGAATCAAAGTTGACTTTGTGATTCCTAAAGAACTTCCCTTTGGAGACAAAGACACAAAATCCAAAGTGACCCTGCTGGAAGGTGACCATGTTAGGTTTAATATTTCAACAGACCGACGTGACAAATTAGAACGAGCAACCAACATAGAGGTTCTATCAAATACATTTCAGTTCACTAATGAAGCCAGAGAAATG GGTGTGATTGCTGCCATGAGAGATGGTTTTGGTTTCATCAAGTGTGTGGATCGTGATGCTCGTATGTTCTTCCACTTCAGTGAGATTCTAGACGGGAATCAGCTCCACATTGCAGATGAAGTAGAATTTACTGTGGTTCCT gATATGCTCTCTGCCCAAAGAAATCATGCTATTAGGATCAAAAAACTTCCCAAGGGCACGGTTTCGTTCCATTCCCATTCAGATCATCGTTTTCTGGGCACTGTAGAAAAAGAAGCCACTTTCTCCAATCCTAAAACCACAAGCCCAAATAAAGGCAAAGATAAG gaGGCGGAAGATGGCATTATTGCTTATGATGACTGTGGGGTGAAACTGACTATTGCTTTCCAAGCCAAGGATGTGGAAGGATCTACTTCTCCTCAGATAGGAGATAAG GTTGAATTTAGTATTAGTGACAAACAGAGACCTGGACAGCAAATTGCAACTTGTGTGAGACTTTTAGGTCGTAATTCTAACTCCAAAAGGCTCTTAGGTTATGTGGCAACTCTGAAAGATAATTTTGGATTTATTGAAACAGCTAATCATgataaggaaatatttttccattatag TGAATTCTCTGGTGATGTTGATAGCCTGGAACTGGGAGATATGGTTGAATACAGCTTGTCCAAAGGCAAAGGCAATAAAGTCAGTGCTGAGAAAGTAAACAAAACTCACTCAG TGAATGGCATTACTGAGGAAGCTAATCCCACCATCTACTCTGGTAAAGTCATTCGTCCTCTGAGAGGTGTTGATCCAACACAGATTGAGTACCAAGGAATGATTGAGATTGTGGAGGAAG GGGATATGAAAGGTGAAGTGTATCCATTTGGCATAGTTGGGATGGCCAACAAAGGAGATTGCCTACAGAAAGGGGAGAGTGTCAAGTTCCAGTTGTGTGTCCTTGGCCAAAATGCACAAACTATGGCCTACAACATCACACCCCTTCGTAGGGCCACTGTGGAGTGTGTGAAAGATCAG tttGGCTTTATTAACTATGAAGTAGGAGATAGCAAGAAGCTCTTTTTTCACGTGAAAGAAGTTCAGGATGGCATTGAGCTACAGGCAGGAGATGAGGTGGAATTCTCAGTGATTCTAAATCAGCGTACTGGGAAATGCAGTGCCTGTAATGTTTGGCGAGTCTG TGAAGGCCCCAAAGCTGTTGCAGCTCCTCGACCTGATCGATTGGTCAATCGCTTGAAGAATATCACCCTGGATGATGCTAGTGCTCCTCGTCTAATGGTTCTTCGTCAGCCAAGGGGACCAGATAACTCAATG GGATTTGGTGCAGAAAGAAAGATCCTCCAAGCTGGTGTCATTGACTAA
- the Nras gene encoding GTPase NRas, with protein MTEYKLVVVGAGGVGKSALTIQLIQNHFVDEYDPTIEDSYRKQVVIDGETCLLDILDTAGQEEYSAMRDQYMRTGEGFLCVFAINNSKSFADINLYREQIKRVKDSDDVPMVLVGNKCDLPTRTVDTKQAHELAKSYGIPFIETSAKTRQGVEDAFYTLVREIRQYRMKKLNSNDDGTQGCMGLPCVVM; from the exons ATGACTGAGTACAAACTGGTGGTGGTTGGAGCAGGTGGTGTTGGGAAAAGTGCTTTGACAATCCAGTTAATCCAGAACCATTTTGTGGATGAATATGATCCCACCATAGAG GATTCTTACCGAAAACAAGTGGTAATTGATGGTGAGACTTGTCTGTTGGACATACTGGACACAGCTGGACAAGAGGAGTACAGTGCCATGAGAGACCAATACATGAGGACAGGCGAAGGATTCCTCTGCGTTTTTGCCATCAACAATAGCAAGTCATTTGCAGATATTAACCTTTACAG GGAGCAGATTAAGCGAGTGAAAGACTCTGATGATGTGCCTATGGTGCTGGTAGGGAACAAGTGTGACTTGCCAACAAGGACAGTTGACACAAAGCAAGCCCATGAGCTGGCCAAGAGCTATGGGATTCCATTCATTGAAACCTCAGCCAAGACCCGACAG gGTGTAGAAGATGCCTTTTACACACTAGTAAGGGAGATACGCCAGTACCGAATGAAAAAGCTCAATAGCAATGATGATGGCACTCAAGGTTGTATGGGGTTGCCCTGTGTGGTAATGTAG